The Phalacrocorax carbo chromosome 21, bPhaCar2.1, whole genome shotgun sequence genome has a window encoding:
- the DRD2 gene encoding D(2) dopamine receptor has translation MDPLNLSWYNGDIGDRNWSKPLNESSADQKPQYNYYAMLLTLLIFVIVFGNVLVCMAVSREKALQTTTNYLIVSLAVADLLVATLVMPWVVYLEVVGEWRFSRIHCDIFVTLDVMMCTASILNLCAISIDRYTAVAMPMLYNTRYSSKRRVTVMIAVVWVLSFAISCPLLFGLNNTDENECIIANPAFVVYSSIVSFYVPFIVTLLVYVQIYIVLRKRRKRVNTKRSSHRVDSGTQAPLKDKCTHPEDVKLCTVIVKSNGSFQVNKRKVEAESHIEEMEMEMVSSTSPPEKTTIKPAAPSNHQLVVPVASNQGTNSTLQAPLDSPGKVEKNGHAKETPHTAKVFEIQSMPNGKTRISLKTVSRRKLSQQKEKKATQMLAIVLGVFIICWLPFFITHILNMHCDCNIPPAMYSAFTWLGYVNSAVNPIIYTTFNIEFRKAFMKILHC, from the exons ATGGATCCCCTAAACCTCTCTTGGTACAACGGTGACATCGGTGACAGGAACTGGAGCAAGCCACTCAATGAGTCCAGTGCAGACCAGAAGCCTCAGTATAACTACTATGCCATGCTGCTCACCCTCCTCATCTTTGTCATTGTTTTTGGCAATGTGCTGGTGTGTATGGCTGTATCCAGGGAAAAAGCCCTTCAGACTACCACTAATTACCTGATCGTGAGTTTGGCAGTGGCAGATCTCTTGGTAGCAACTCTGGTCATGCCTTGGGTGGTCTATCTGGAG GTGGTTGGTGAGTGGAGGTTTAGTCGGATCCACTGTGATATCTTTGTAACCCTTGATGTTATGATGTGTACTGCCAGTATCCTCAACCTCTGTGCCATCAGCATTGACAG GTACACAGCAGTAGCAATGCCAATGCTGTATAATACCCGCTACAGCTCGAAGCGCAGGGTCACGGTCATGATTGCTGTGGTCTGGGTGCTTTCATTTGCCATCTCCTGCCCACTCCTCTTTGGCCTCAACAACACAG ATGAGAATGAGTGCATCATTGCCAATCCTGCCTTTGTTGTGTATTCCTCCATCGTCTCCTTCTACGTTCCCTTCATTGTCACCCTGCTGGTGTATGTGCAGATTTACATAGTGCTCCGGAAGCGCCGGAAGCGTGTCAACACCAAACGCAGCAGTCACAGAGTGGACTCAGGCACACAAGCCCCACTAAAG GACAAATGCACTCATCCAGAAGACGTCAAGCTCTGCACAGTTATTGTGAAGTCCAATGGGAGTTTCCAAGTTAATAAACGCAAAGTG GAGGCGGAGAGTCACATAGAAGAGATGGAAATGGAGATGGTGTCCAGTACCAGTCCCCCTGAGAAAACCACCATCAAACCAGCAGCACCAAGTAACCATCAGTTGGTTGTGCCAGTTGCTTCTAATCAGGGCACCAACTCAACCCTGCAGGCACCGTTGGACAGCCCTGGGAAAGTCGAGAAGAACGGACATGCCAAAGAAACCCCCCACACAGCCAAGGTCTTTGAGATCCAGTCTATGCCCAATGGCAAGACAAGGATCTCTCTCAAGACTGTGAGCAGGAGGAAACTATcgcaacagaaggaaaagaaagccacTCAGATGCTAGCCATTGTACTCG GTGTTTTCATCATCTGCTGGCTCCCATTCTTCATCACTCACATCCTGAACATGCACTGCGATTGCAACATCCCCCCAGCTATGTACAGCGCCTTTACGTGGCTTGGATATGTCAACAGTGCTGTCAACCCAATTATTTACACCACGTTCAACATTGAATTTCGCAAGGCTTTCATGAAGATCCTCCACTGCTAA